In Arachis hypogaea cultivar Tifrunner chromosome 17, arahy.Tifrunner.gnm2.J5K5, whole genome shotgun sequence, a single window of DNA contains:
- the LOC112766209 gene encoding mitochondrial carrier protein MTM1: MVDSERVQNPWMASSSDQVASISQAELSAQAPLLLESPSLQPPPSPPQSSDANKLGIGERAFSAAGAAFISAIIVNPLDVAKTRLQAQAAGVAYSHRLSNMTTRMACFGPNMMFADLRCSPSCSRAGIHGTISLCPPECFRYKGTFDVLYKVVQQEGFSRLWRGTNAGLALAIPTVGIYLPCYDLFLNWLEEFTARSAPMTTPYVPLVAGSLSRSLACATCYPIELARTRMQAFQETQVGKKPPGVFQTLVGVVSHVKGSNSPPQNTWQGYRVLWTGMGAQLARDVPFSAICWSILEPTRRKLLSLVGGDDADALGVLGANFSAGFVAGTLAAGATCPLDVAKTRRQIERDPVRQLRMTTRQTLMEVWRDGGMKGLFTGLGPRIGRAGPSVGIVVSFYEVVKFALHSQR, translated from the exons atggtGGATTCAGAACGAGTCCAAAATCCATGGATGGCTTCCTCTTCCGACCAAGTTGCTTCAATTTCACAAGCTGAATTGAGTGCTCAAGCTCCGTTGTTGCTCGAATCTCCTTCTCTTCAGCCTCCGCCGTCGCCGCCGCAATCGTCTGACGCTAACAAATTGGGAATTGGCGAACGAGCTTTCTCTGCCGCAGGCGCCGCCTTCATCTCCGCCATTATTGTTAATCCCCTTGATGTTGCCAAG ACAAGGTTGCAAGCACAAGCCGCAGGGGTGGCTTATTCTCATCGCCTCAGTAATATGACCACTCGTATGGCTTGTTTTGGCCCTAACATG ATGTTTGCTGATTTAAGATGTTCTCCTTCGTGTTCCCGGGCTGGAATCCATGGCACAATTTCGCTTTGTCCTCCTGAGTGTTTTCGGTACAAGGGAACATTTGATGTCTTGTATAAAGTTGTACAACAG GAAGGATTTTCAAGGCTGTGGAGGGGTACAAATGCAGGCCTGGCACTTGCTATACCAACC GTGGGAATTTACCTTCCATGCTATGACTTGTTCCTCAACTGGTTGGAGGAATTCACTGCAAGAAGTGCTCCAATGACAACTCCATATGTACCTTTAGTGGCTGGTTCATTGTCACGCTCCCTTGCATGTGCAACTTGTTATCCTATTGAACTCGCCAGAACTCGTATGCAG GCGTTTCAAGAGACTCAAGTTGGTAAAAAGCCTCCTGGAGTTTTTCAGACTCTTGTAGGTGTTGTTTCACATGTCAAGGGTTCAAATAGTCCTCCTCAGAACACCT GGCAAGGTTATCGTGTTCTGTGGACTGGTATGGGAGCACAACTTGCCCGAGATGTACCCTTCTCTGCAATTTGTTGGTCAATTCTAGAACCT ACTAGAAGAAAACTCCTTAGCCTGGTAGGGGGTGATGATGCCGATGCATTGGGTGTTCTTGGGGCGAATTTTTCAGCTGGTTTTGTTGCTGGAACTCTAGCAGCAGGAGCTACATGTCCGCTAGATGTAGCGAAAACTCGAAGGCAAATAGAG AGGGATCCGGTGAGGCAACTGAGAATGACCACAAGACAAACATTGATGGAAGTTTGGAG AGATGGAGGCATGAAGGGACTGTTCACAGGTTTAGGTCCACGAATTGGAAGAGCTGGCCCCTCCGTTGGAATAGTGGTTTCATTCTATGAAGTTGTCAAGTTTGCTCTTCATTCACAACGCTAA